One genomic segment of Salarias fasciatus chromosome 8, fSalaFa1.1, whole genome shotgun sequence includes these proteins:
- the tanc2b gene encoding protein TANC2 isoform X2, whose product MFRNSLKMLLTGGKANRKSRSSDGGSEDLADPRSPSLEPHLSHIGQGGSIDSDCAFEGDYAVPPLSMTEGMQHIRIMEGVSRSLPSSPLLTHQAISVRLQPVKKLTAPLRKAKFVESPRIPHSELGSPTYSSTSAKNPDLDTYCPGESSQELGPPPSVDEAANTLMTRLGFLLGDKVSEGPAGAQYSMEEPEARQGQNQRISPCSTLTSSTASPPAGSPCSTLPPAMPGQAGSKDCAYGSVTSPTSTLESRDSGIIATLTSYSENMERGGKYGEGSRGNLKLWQSQKSGMDSFLYRVDENMTASTYSLNKIPERSLESMSSHSAHSIPLYLMPRPNSVAATSSAHLEDLAYLDEQRHTPLRTSLRMPRQSTTCGPGRSGQDLRASANNTHAWQSQSLRFAPYRPHDIALKPLLFEVPSITMDSVFTGREWLFQEIDAYLNNPNTGANQGVVVVGNIGFGKTAIISRLVALSCHGTRMRQIASDSPQASPKHGEGLPLTQPQPTHGTLGGGSCPGTPEMRRRQEEAMRRLASQVVAYHYCQADNAYTCLVPEFVHNVAALLCRSPHLVAYREQLLREPHLQSVLSLRSCVQDPLASFRRGVLEPLDALYKERKINSDEDLIVLIDGLNEAEFHKPDYGDTIVSFLTKTINKFPPWLKLVVTVRTTLQEITNALPFHRISLDGLEENDAIDQDLQGYILHRIHSSPEIQNNISLNGKMDNTTFGKLSAHLKALSQGSYLYLKLTFDLIEKGYLVLKSSSYKVVPVNLAEVYLLQCNMRFPTQSSFERALPLLNVAVASLHPLNDEQIYQAINAGSLQGTLDWEDFQQRVDNLSVFLVKRRDGTRMFVHPSFREWLIWREEGEKTKFLCDPRSGHTLLAFWFSRQENKLNRQQTIELGHHILKAHIFKGLSKKVGVSSSILQGLWVSYSTEGLSAALSSLRNLYTPNIKVSRLLMLGGANVNYRTEVLNNAPVLCVHSHLGYMDMVALLLEFGASVDAQSESGLTPLGYAAAGGHMAIVTALCRKRAKVDHLDKNGQCALVHAALRGHMEVVKFLIQSDWSTAPPQQQSPQSQQQAALTKNHAVQQALIAAASMGYTEIVSYLLDLPEKDEEEVERAQINNFDTLWGETALTAASGRGKLEVCRLLLEQGAAVAQPNRRGIVPLFSAVRQGHWQIVDLLLTHGADVNLPDKQGRTPLMMAASEGHLGTVEFLLAQGASLSLMDKEGLTALSWACLKGHLPVVRCLVENGATTDHADKNGRTPLDLAAFYGDSEVVQFLVDHGAMIEHVDYSGMRPLDRAVGCRNTSVVVALLKKGAKIGPATWAMATSKPDIMIILLSKLIEEGDGFYKKGKVKEAAQRYQYALKKFPREGFSEDLKTFRELKVSLFLNLSRCRRKMNDFGMAEEFATKALELKPKSYEAYYARARAKRSSRQFPEALEDLNEAMKQCPNNREIQRLLQRVEEECRQLTQEEHQQQDLELEPPPSPPPTPPPEEEESLSMPLPPPPEPRLEDMEPVQDLFEDEDYLEQELEAMSMGLPPPESLANPSSLPIIQSPPLSPTHPDQIYLAGGSPMGQPYEYHPTSSSMSSPTRGSYQATSPSLSPTHQNSHYRHSPPHTSPVHQPSYRFSPPPMGTGDHQSPPPSPLRRSAQYRASPPLESVCLYRSQSGSPVRYQTEQLPGRPKSPLSKMSSQRSFQLSSQPSISSQHHQAQGLRLQPSIAQIVRTNQPSSVMGNSSYGGPMGHSMGGRYQGGSVDMESRLVYQPSLDGRSMPQVQASVSSGALCQHGGRGGVMESSLLKDELPQRPSSAYRASSGGPGGIRYSQTPQISRSQSAAYYPVSEHVLERANAMPSCQLGSPEIPHMVRRPVSANTTEMKQHVPTPRPLIHSQSVGLRFSPSSNNISTGSTTSLAPGFRPSSSIPQMEIPLQATYERACDDISPISPSQGGGGLYQGEPTRSRNTPFMGIIDKTARTQQYLQQPSRSRAMTSMDSAISPTSPGQLVHQGSTYSPPASLGNIAYYNKTNNAQNGHLLEEDYYSQTQPPSLGKLANGSRGSGDIMERVSQVPTYPDVKVARTLPVAQAYQDNMYRQLSRDSRTQGPTSPIKPKRPFVESNV is encoded by the exons GGCCAGAACCAGAGGATCagcccctgctccaccctgaccAGCAGCACCGCCTCCCCCCCTGCGGGCagcccctgctccaccctcccccccGCCATGCCCGGCCAGGCGGGCAGCAAGGACTGTGCCTACGGGTCGGTGACCAGCCCCACCTCCACGCTGGAGAGCCGGGACAGCGGCATCATCG CCACTCTGACCAGCTATTCTGAGAACATGGAGCGAGGCGGCAAGTACGGCGAGGGGTCGCGGGGGAACCTGAAGCTGTGGCAGTCCCAGAAATCAGGCATGGACTCCTTCCTGTACAGGGTGGACGAAAACATGACCGCCTCCACCTACAGCCTCAACAAAATCCCCGAGCGCAGCCTGGAGAGCATGTCCTCCCACTCCGCCCACTCCATCCCCCTGTACCTCATGCCCCGCCCCAACTCTGTGGCCG CGACCAGCTCGGCCCACCTGGAGGACCTGGCCTACCTGGACGAGCAGAGGCACACGCCGCTGCGCACCTCGCTGCGCATGCCCAGACAGAGCACCACCTGCGGGCCGGGTCGCTCCGGGCAGGATCTGAGAG CTTCTGCAAATAACACCCATGCCTGGCAATCCCAGTCAC tgcGTTTCGCCCCGTACCGACCCCACGACATCGCCCTCAAGCCCCTGCTGTTCGAGGTGCCCAGCATCACCATGGACTCCGTCTTCACGGGCCGCGAGTGGCTCTTCCAGGAGATCGACGCCTACCTCAACAACCCCAACACCGGCGCCAACCAGGGCGTGGTGGTGGTAGGCAACATCGGCTTCGGCAAGACGGCCATCATCTCCCGCCTGGTGGCGCTCAGCTGCCACGGCACCCGCATGAGGCAGATTGCCTCGGACAGCCCTCAGGCCTCGCCCAAAC ATGGAGAGGGGCTCCCCCTCACCCAGCCTCAGCCCACGCACGGCACCCTGGGAGGAGGCAGCTGTCCCGGGACCCCCGAGATGAGGCGGCGTCAGGAGGAAGCCATGAGGAGGCTGGCATCTcag GTGGTGGCGTACCATTACTGCCAGGCGGATAACGCCTACACCTGTCTGGTGCCCGAGTTCGTGCACAACGTGGCGGCTCTGCTGTGCCGCTCGCCGCACCTGGTGGCCTACAGGGAGCAGCTGCTGCGGGAGCCGCACCTCCAGAGCGTCCTGAGTCTGCGCTCCTGCGTCCAGGATCCCCTGGCCTCCTTCAGGAGGGGCGTCCTCGAGCCCCTGGATGCACTTTACAAAG AGAGGAAGATCAACTCCGACGAGGACCTGATCGTCCTCATCGACGGCCTCAACGAGGCCGAGTTCCACAAGCCGGACTACGGAGACACCATCGTGTCCTTCCTCACCAAAACCATCAACAAATTCCCTCCCTGGCTCAAACTGGTGGTCACGGTCCGAACCACGCTGCAG GAGATCACCAACGCGCTGCCGTTTCACCGCATCTCCCTGGACGGTCTGGAGGAGAACGACGCCATCGACCAGGACCTGCAGGGCTACATCCTGCACCGCATCCACAGCAGCCCGGAGATCCAGAACAACATCTCGCTCAACGGCAAGATGGACAACACCACCTTCGGCAAGCTCAGCGCTCACCTCAAGGCCCTGAGCCAGGGATCCTACCTGTACCTCAAACTCACCTTTGACCTCATTGAGAAGGGCTACCTTGTTCTTAAAAGCTCCAGCTATAAG GTGGTTCCCGTGAACCTGGCGGAGGTGTACCTGCTGCAGTGCAACATGCGCTTCCCCACGCAGTCGTCGTTCGAGCGGGCGCTCCCCCTGCTCAACGTGGCCGTGGCCTCGCTCCACCCGCTGAACGACGAGCAGATCTACCAGGCCATCAACGCCGGCTCGCTGCAG GGCACGCTGGACTGGGAGGACTTCCAGCAGCGCGTGGACAACCTGTCGGTCTTCCTGGTGAAGAGGAGGGACGGGACGAGGATGTTCGTTCACCCCTCCTTCAGAGAGTGGCTGATCTGGAgggaagagggagagaagacAAAGTTCCTCTGCGATCCGAG GAGCGGGCACACCCTCCTGGCCTTCTGGTTCTCCCGGCAGGAGAACAAGCTGAACAGGCAGCAGACGATTGAGCTGGGCCATCACATCCTCAAAGCACATATCTTCAAG GGTCTCAGTAAGAAAGTCGGAGTTTCCTCATCCATCTTGCAGGGCCTGTGGGTCTCCTACAGCACGGAGGGCCTTTCAGCTGCGCTCTCGTCTCTGCGAAACCTCTACACTCCCAACATCAAG GTGAGCCGGCTGCTGATGCTGGGCGGAGCCAACGTGAACTACCGAACGGAGGTGCTGAACAACGCGCCCGTCCTGTGCGTGCACTCCCACCTGGGCTACATGGACATGGtggccctgctgctggagttcgGCGCCTCCGTCGACGCCCAGTCGGAGAGCGGCCTCACGCCGCTGGGCTACGCCGCCGCCGGGGGTCACATGGCCATCGTGACCGCGCTCTGCCGCAAGAGAGCCAAG GTGGACCATCTGGATAAGAACGGCCAGTGCGCCCTGGTGCACGCCGCCCTCCGGGGCCACATGGAGGTGGTGAAGTTCCTCATCCAGAGCGACTGGAGCACGGCGCccccgcagcagcagtccccTCAGAGCCAGCAGCAGGCCGCCCTCACCAAGAACCACGCCGTGCAGCAGGCGCTCATCGCCGCCGCCAGCATGGGATACACAGAG ATTGTCTCCTACCTGCTGGACCTGCCGgagaaagatgaagaggaggtggagagggcgCAGATCAATAACTTCGACACGCTGTGGGGCGAGACGG ctcTGACTGCAGCCTCCGGTCGGGGGAAGCTGGAGGTCTGTCGCCTCTTGCTGGAGCAGGGCGCCGCCGTCGCTCAGCCCAACAGACGAGGCATCGTTCCGCTGTTCAGCGCCGTGCGGCAGGGACACTGGCAG ATTGTGGACCTCCTCCTCACGCACGGGGCCGACGTTAATCTGCCGGACAAGCAGGGTCGCACTCCGCTGATGATGGCCGCCTCCGAGGGACACTTGGGCACCGTTGAGTTTCTGCTAGCTCAAG gagcctctctgtctctgatgGATAAGGAGGGCCTGACTGCTCTGAGCTGGGCCTGCCTCAAAGGCCATCTGCCCGTGGTCCGCTGCCTGGTGGAGAACGGAGCCACGACAGACCACGCCGACAAGAACGGCCGCACGCCGCTCGACCTGGCTGCTTTCTACGGCGACTCTGAAGTG GTCCAGTTCTTGGTGGACCACGGCGCCATGATTGAGCACGTGGACTACAGCGGGATGCGGCCTCTGGACCGGGCGGTGGGCTGCAGGAACACGTCGGTGGTGGTCGCCCTGCTCAAGAAAGGAGCCAAGATAG GTCCAGCCACGTGGGCCATGGCCACCTCCAAACCCGACATCATGATCATCTTACTCAGCAAGCTCATCGAGGAGGGGGACGGTTTCTACAAG AAGGGGAAGGTGAAGGAGGCTGCACAACGCTACCAGTACGCTCTGAAAAAGTTTCCCCGCGAAGGCTTCAGCGAGGACCTCAAGACGTTCAGGGAACTCAAAGTATCGCTCTTCCTCAATCTGTCCCGATGTCGGAGGAAAATGAAT GACTTTGGGATGGCTGAGGAATTTGCTACCAAGGCACTGGAGCTGAAACCAAAATCGTACGAGGCGTACTACGCCAGAGCGCGCGCCAAGCGTAGCAGCAG ACAGTTTCCTGAAGCCTTAGAGGACCTGAACGAAGCCATGAAGCAGTGCCCGAACAACCGGGagatccagcggctgctccagagggtggaggaggagtgtcgccAGCTCACCCAGGAggagcaccagcagcaggacctggagctggagcctccgccctcccctcctcctACGCCTCCCCCAGAAGAGGAGGAGTCCCTGTCCATGCCTCTGCCCCCTCCCCCGGAGCCCCGTCTGGAGGACATGGAGCCCGTGCAGGACCTGTTTGAGGACGAGGACTAcctggagcaggagctggaggccatGTCCATGGGTCTGCCTCCGCCCGAGTCCCTCGCCAACCCCTCCAGCCTCCCCATCATCCAGAGCCCCCCGCTGTCCCCCACACATCCCGATCAGATTTACCTGGCCGGAGGTTCGCCCATGGGTCAGCCGTACGAGTACCACCCcacgtcctcctccatgtcctccccGACCCGGGGCTCGTACCAGGCCACGTCGCCCTCGCTCTCCCCGACGCACCAGAACTCCCACTATCGCCACAGTCCTCCGCACACCTCCCCCGTGCACCAGCCCTCCTACCGCTTCAGCCCGCCGCCCATGGGGACCGGGGACCACCAGAGCCCCCCGCCCTCCCCGTTACGCCGCTCCGCTCAGTACAGAGCCAGCCCGCCGCTGGAGAGCGTTTGTCTGTACAGGTCGCAGTCCGGCTCGCCCGTGCGCTACCAGACGGAGCAGCTCCCCGGCCGGCCCAAGTCCCCCCTCTCCAAGATGAGCAGCCAGCGCTCCTTCCAGCTCAGCTCGCagccctccatctcctcccagCACCACCAGGCCCAAGGACTCCGCCTCCAGCCCTCCATAGCGCAAATCGTTCGCACAAACCAGCCCAGCAGCGTGATGGGAAACAGCAGCTACGGCGGCCCGATGGGCCACTCCATGGGCGGTCGCTACCAGGGCGGCTCGGTGGACATGGAGAGCCGCCTGGTGTACCAGCCCTCTCTGGACGGCCGCTCCATGCCCCAGGTGCAGGCCAGCGTCAGCTCTGGGGCCCTCTGTCAGCACGGCGGCCGAGGAGGGGTTATGGAGTCGAGCCTGTTGAAGGATGAACTACCCCAGCGCCCCTCCTCTGCCTACCGCGCCAGCAGCGGGGGCCCGGGGGGCATCCGTTACAGCCAAACGCCGCAGATCAGCCGCAGCCAGTCCGCCGCCTACTACCCGGTCTCTGAGCACGTGCTGGAGCGTGCCAACGCCATGCCCTCCTGCCAGCTGGGCTCTCCGGAGATCCCCCACATGGTGAGACGCCCTGTAAGTGCCAATACTACTGAGATGAAGCAGCACGTGCCCACCCCCAGGCCCCTCATCCACTCTCAGAGCGTCGGCCTCCGGTTCTCCCCCTCCAGCAACAACATCTCCACTGGATCCACCACCAGTCTGGCTCCGGGCTTCAGgccgtcctcctccatcccGCAGATGGAGATCCCGTTGCAAGCCACGTACGAGCGCGCCTGCGACGACATCTCCCCCATTTCCCCGTCCCAGGGCGGCGGGGGGCTGTATCAGGGCGAGCCCACGCGCTCCCGGAACACACCCTTCATGGGCATCATCGACAAGACGGCGCGGACTCAGCAGTACCTGCAGCAGCCCTCGCGGTCCAGGGCCATGACCTCCATGGATTCTGCGATCAGCCCCACCTCCCCCGGCCAGCTGGTCCACCAGGGCTCCACCTACAGCCCCCCGGCCTCGCTGGGCAACATCGCCTACTACAACAAGACCAACAACGCCCAGAACGggcacctgctggaggaggactacTACTCCCAGACCCAGCCGCCGTCGCTCGGCAAGCTGGCCAACGGCTCGCGGGGCAGCGGGGACATCATGGAGCGGGTCAGTCAGGTGCCCACCTACCCAGACGTGAAGGTGGCGAGGACTCTTCCCGTGGCGCAGGCCTACCAGGACAACATGTACCGCCAGCTGTCCCGCGACTCCCGGACCCAAGGCCCCACATCCCCCATCAAACCAAAGAGACCGTTTGTGGAGTCGAATGTCTGA